A window of Castanea sativa cultivar Marrone di Chiusa Pesio chromosome 1, ASM4071231v1 contains these coding sequences:
- the LOC142622515 gene encoding gibberellin-regulated protein 1-like — protein sequence MAISKALIASVLISLLVIHLVEADQMVNADAKKGSPSKKIDCGAACSARCQLASRQKMCKRACGTCCARCSCVPPGTSGNRDVCPCYATMTTHGGRLKCP from the exons ATGGCCATCTCAAAGGCTTTAATTGCTTCTGTTCTCATTTCTCTTCTCGTTATCCATCTTGTTGAAGCTGATCAGATG GTGAACGCAGATGCAAAAAAAGGTTCTCCCAGTAAAAAAATAG aTTGTGGAGCAGCATGTAGTGCGAGGTGTCAGTTAGCGTCTAGGCAGAAAATGTGCAAGAGGGCATGTGGGACTTGCTGTGCCCGTTGCAGCTGTGTTCCTCCAGGCACTTCTGGGAACCGTGATGTATGCCCCTGCTACGCCACCATGACCACCCATGGCGGCAGGCTCAAGTGCccttga